The following is a genomic window from Neodiprion pinetum isolate iyNeoPine1 chromosome 3, iyNeoPine1.2, whole genome shotgun sequence.
CGGACAGTATATAGATTGAAAACGATGTTGCTAATGAACCAGATCTTGACGGAGTAATTCAGGACGTCACAGTTTTGAAAGCGAGAAGATTCACATGATTATGACCACGCAAGAATTACATGATCTGTCCGTGTTAACGTGAAATCCTCTAGTTATTAGCAATCATTTGTACCTTTGATTATCATATACCTAACTTGAGTGAATAATTATGGgatttaaatatttgattGTTCTATGTGTGCACTTATACTGTAGGGGCGGCTTTGTATTACTTTACACGCATCAAAAATAGCCTTCGAACCGGCGCTATTCGGCTTTATTATTCTGTTATCTCACATGTAGATCCAATCTCATAAAACTACGTAATGACAAAACatacattataaaatttgtatatggggcattccatgtcaaatttaccccttttttcccctcaccatttttgattcgttccgcgattttttatacgattctaGCATCTCAAAAAGGCACtcctgaatttttgaaaaatttttttctgtaaccgttttttttaaatattattcaaacctATTTCGAAAACGGccgtttttaaaaatctgaaaaaattctgaaaaatctacTTTCTCTTTCCGATCATACCGACACCTGGCCGATGATGGgccgattttttcttctatgtTTTTTAGCACtttaaacattttcaacaaacgaaACGCCATCTTGAAACGttatgaaaaatcttcaaaaagtCTCAAAAATCgagtttgttatttttatcattttgacACCTGGACCATCATGGTTTTGTAACGTTTCAAGATGGCGTttcgtttgttgaaaatgtttaaaGTGCTAAAAAacatagaagaaaaaatcggcCCATCATCGGCCAGGTGTCGGTATGATCGGAatgagaaacttgatttttcagaattttttcagatttttaaaaacgacCGTTTTCGAAATGggtttgaataatatttaaaaaaaaaacggtcagcaaaaaaaatttgaaaaaattcaggagtgCCCTTTTTAGATGGtagaatcgtataaaaaatcgtggTACGAATCAAAAATAGTGAGGGAACAAAGGGGGAAaatttgacatggaatgccccatatacacTTAATTTTATTGGACCACTCAACAAGGTGGATTTAATTCCCGTCCGCATTATGTATTGAGATTAGGTTGCGAATTAAATTCAAGGCGTTGTTACCAAACTACATTGTCTCTAATTACGACGAGACATCTTTTCTTCTCGTAAGATAAAATAACTTAGGCTGGTCTCTTTGGCGAGCATCACTTAGTGACAGACAGTAATCATGTTGGTAGGTAAGATTGGCTCGCGCTCGTGCTGTTACATAGCAGCCGCGTGTGTGCTGGTGGCTCTTTTGCTAATCGCTTTCCTGACAATCTTTGGTGTTATTCCAATTAAAAATGGGGACATTCCCGCTGGCGAGGATGGGATGCGTCCGGAAACGACGATACCTCAAGGAAGACTCAGAGGTATAAATATGGTCACACACCTTGGCAGAAGATTCTCTGCCTTCATTGGAGTTCCGTTTGCCGAGCCACCGATTGGAGATCTTAGGTTTGTAGGTGCAATTCAGAGTTACAAGTCATCTAACGCTGCATAGGCGGTGCAGAAAACGTTATCCGGACACCCGGACCGAGTTAAAACCTCAACTCGCCGATTCGGAGCCTGAACGACGTTAGCTGCGTTACAATTTCTGCGAGCTATCGCTCAGGACCTCATCGACAAGCTGGGAAATTGAACTTAAGTCCTCCCCTTCCGAAGTCTCGCACGTTACGAGCTACGCTACTACTTACAGTAGTAATATACGGTATCCATAGTAAACTGATACCGGTACTTACGATGATACTGTAATTGATTGGGCAAATTTTGGTTCATATTTTCCAAAGATACAAGCAGTTAATATACATCAACACGAGTTGATAATGCAGTGAGGACTTCTCACCCTCCCGAGCTCATACCGTGCATTTTTGTCTTGCCCAAAATGCATGGTATGAGCTCGGGAGGGTAAGAAGTCATCACTTTATtgataagatttttttctcttagtAAGGAGATATTGTCTGACCAAATAAACAATCGAGGATCCGTATATACGTACTGAAACCACATTGTTTTGCCCACATTTACGTACTTTGCTTTTACACATCTCGATTGCTTTGAAAGTCCGCTAAACCATCGGTAATATCAGCTTTCGACGGATTTTCTTTGGGTTGATCTGCATTGATCACAACTCGTGGCACTGAAATACATAATTGAATATACTCGAGAGAATAACATGTTCAAAATCTACGACGAAGAATTGGCGGAATTATCTAGCCTCATGCTGGCCGAAAAATCACCTATCATTGGGAGTTTAATCGTCACAAAAATAAGGAAACATTAATTTCTCCGATTATTCCAATCCAGGTTTAAACAAGCCGTACCGGCGGGTCCTTGGAACGGGACTCTAGATGCCGGCCGCATGCCTAACGTATGCGTTCAGAGAACGGAGGAGCTCATGGGGGATGAGGACTGCCTCTATCTCAATGTCTATACGCCGCAGGTATATAGCAATCgtattgaatatattttgataGCTGAAGGGAGCTATAGTTTTACCATCatcgttttaaattttttatctcgtgAAATGTACTAGCCGTACCAAGAGATTCAaggattttcaattgaaagtacatacattttgaaattcacttGATTTCAGTACCGAAACACCAGTTTAGGGTATCGTCTGATCCAACAGCAAACAAGTTTAGCTCTGTTCATTTAACATAGGTTTGCCGAGTACTGCCAAACATATTACGGCAATGTAGAATTGATTTTATTGTTCAGCTTTGTTTTGATTCGTACACCACCCTTTTGTTGGTAGACTTGGTTTATGCCAGTGGCACCTTCATTGCTTCACAAATCAAACTTTCGCTCACAGATATTTGAAGATTATAGCGGGTGTCGGACGTGCGGATGGGCGAGATCATAAACATCAGTGGCGATATCTGATTCGGGTGATTACAGCGCACGCTTATTCATTAGAAATCGCCCACTTTCCGCACTAGCAACGCCATACACTAATTGTCACACAGCTGGGTACAAAATACAGcatatttttcgtattttagATTGGATAAAAAAACTATGTGATTACATCGTGAAGGTTGATTTCGAGAAATAAACAGATCCTTAATCATTTTAATTTGTTCAACCATACCTACAGTTCTTTATCgtacttgaaatattttgattcgGACGACGCTagagaaagtgaaaattgatATCTCATTGGATAATTTTCTACGGAGTTCAAACCTCTGATATCATCTTCTTTTTTGCACACAATGAATCAAGCTGTTGCAGAACATTACCAAAAATCGAAGTCATGAAGTTTTCGTTCGTCGATCGTGGTTTCTCCTCGCTGTTCCTAACTCCTTAGGCTGCGTACAGACTAGAGCATTTTTGCGCGCAATATACTCAAGTTTGGAAGTGGGTTCAGAAGTGCATGTTGATGCTGTCAGCCTGCAACGTTGCAATATACGTATAGAAGAAATCAGTGAATGAAGCGCTAAAAAAAGTGTTCTCTCTTTATGATacatagtttatagtttattgTTGGTGCACATATTTGCTTTGCTATCATTTCTTAATttataacatgaaaaattgaataagacGGGTGCACGGTGATTATTCAGAATCACGGTCTACGGTCGGCTGACATTAATGAATTctcaaatgaaaaagaaaataataattacttttttaccATTTCTACCGCATAGCTTCCTAGTAGCCAAAATGCTACGTTACTGCCAGTGATGGTCTTCGTCTATGGTGGAGCATTTCAGTATGGAACAAACAACCCTGACCATCACAGTCCAAAATTTCTTCTCAATAAGGACGTGGTTCTTGTAGTTCCTAACCATCGTTTCGGAATACTCGGATTTTTGAGTACCGGCGACGAAGTATCGCCGGGAAATAATTTACTTAAAGATATAGCTGAAGCTTTGAGATGGACCCAACGAAACATCAAGTATTTCGGTGGTGATGCAAATAAAGTCACTCTCTTCGGTGGAAGTTCAGGCGCCGCCTGCGTTCGGCTTTTAACCTTGTCTCCTTTAACAAAAGGTGAGCAGAGTTGCTTAGTTGAATTGAAATACACCTATGGTATTTAGTGATCATCTTCCGTTGGTAAATGTACCCGACTTAATAAGCGAAGCTAATTCTTTTCATTGTGAGAGAGATCAATAATGGCATTGAATTAGTTTCCACTAAATAGATATTAAATACTTGGCATTTCAAATTGACGAATAACAGCACACTTTTTTCAGGACTCTTTCACCAATTCATGATACACAGTACACCGCAACTCTATCCTCCTGTTCCTGAACCGTATTCGGTGGTCGCCGCGCGAGCCACTAAGTTGGGCGAATACCTTGGTTGTCCAACCAACACGTCAACCACCCTTGTTAACTGTCTCAGGACTTTCAATGGGACATACTTGTACGATACAGAAGTGCTGTTGAAGGATGAAAGGACGGCCAGGGCTACTGTCTGGTATCCTGTAGTCGAACCTGACGTAGAAGGTGCACTTTTTACGGATACTCCAGCGAATATCATTGCCAATGGAAAACAGCATGATTTGCCGTGGGTGGCCCTTGTAACTAAGGAAGAAGGAATTGTTATAACTGCAGGCGAGTATGCATGGATCAACGTGAATTAACGAATATTCCTATAGGTGTCTATATCGCACAGAGATGTCAGGTAACATACCAGGCTCTGCATATTTGAAGAAACTTTATCGGTAgtcattttttcttgttcttggTGAATGAAGTGGTTTCTGAAACTTGTACTTGTTCTTCATTTCAGTGTACTATGATAAGCCAGACTTGTTCCAGCAAGTTTTAGACAACGTTGACTCTCACTTAATCAGCTTCTTGAGACATGACGTTTGGTCAGCCGATGTCGATGCCCAAACTGCTGCTTTAAAGTCTCGTTACTTGAACGATCTAACTGCAGACAGAAAATTGGTGAGAACTAGAACAACTGACGACACAAGTTCGAGTTCCATCAATTATGGTATGTTTGATGTTGCTTTCAGCTACTACACAATTTGACTGACATCATAAGCGATTACGAGTTCATCTATCATATTTACAACGAAGTCAAACAACATGCAAACAACTCGGCTTACAAGAG
Proteins encoded in this region:
- the LOC124214790 gene encoding carboxylic ester hydrolase-like, with product MLVGKIGSRSCCYIAAACVLVALLLIAFLTIFGVIPIKNGDIPAGEDGMRPETTIPQGRLRGINMVTHLGRRFSAFIGVPFAEPPIGDLRFKQAVPAGPWNGTLDAGRMPNVCVQRTEELMGDEDCLYLNVYTPQLPSSQNATLLPVMVFVYGGAFQYGTNNPDHHSPKFLLNKDVVLVVPNHRFGILGFLSTGDEVSPGNNLLKDIAEALRWTQRNIKYFGGDANKVTLFGGSSGAACVRLLTLSPLTKGLFHQFMIHSTPQLYPPVPEPYSVVAARATKLGEYLGCPTNTSTTLVNCLRTFNGTYLYDTEVLLKDERTARATVWYPVVEPDVEGALFTDTPANIIANGKQHDLPWVALVTKEEGIVITAVYYDKPDLFQQVLDNVDSHLISFLRHDVWSADVDAQTAALKSRYLNDLTADRKLLLHNLTDIISDYEFIYHIYNEVKQHANNSAYKSPAYFCTFDYRGTFSDSYIFSNGNPENLGAVHGDELIYLLPGPKELFAPPGSEYTENDMKMIDAMVELWTSFATNGLPTTAALNDNAIWEPFSSDEKYLQIGNDSDPGIQVKSGFHEERMQFWENFFAAKK